A portion of the Opitutales bacterium genome contains these proteins:
- a CDS encoding class I SAM-dependent RNA methyltransferase has product MPQPSKHFNPDPFAYHEEVELTIDDLTNLGVGVGRVDGWVVMVPFVIPGERVRVRIFANRKTFSEGDLVRVIDASPDRVGPKCQLYETCGGCQYQHMSYPAQLAHKRSHVADVMQRLGEIDHPVEAAHGSPVDYGYRSKLTPHWNRGARSGPIGDIGFLRYGSRRSLIDVPQCPIATHGINTTLPHARERVRHPKTAREKKVLKQKGGTLLLRDVAEGVVTEHEKVVTERVGEKVFQFKAGDFFQNNPFILPELVAYVASEAKTPHTRYLIDAYCGVGLFGISLAGYFEQIAGVEVSESAVLWAQGNARINFVENARFMVGAAEAIFEGLTFPSEVTAMIIDPPRKGCDVGFLEQLFAYGPARLVYVSCDPATQARDLKAMCAEGYRVERVKPFDLFPQTRHIENVVTLSRES; this is encoded by the coding sequence GCAAGCACTTTAATCCTGACCCTTTTGCCTACCATGAGGAGGTAGAGCTGACAATCGACGACCTCACGAATCTAGGTGTGGGAGTCGGTCGGGTCGATGGCTGGGTCGTGATGGTGCCATTTGTGATACCGGGTGAGCGTGTGCGGGTGAGGATTTTTGCCAACCGGAAGACATTTTCGGAAGGCGACCTAGTGCGTGTTATCGATGCGAGCCCGGATCGGGTCGGCCCGAAGTGTCAGCTCTACGAAACCTGTGGTGGCTGCCAATATCAGCATATGTCTTATCCTGCTCAGTTGGCGCATAAGCGCTCCCATGTGGCAGATGTTATGCAACGATTGGGTGAGATCGACCACCCGGTCGAGGCGGCTCATGGGTCTCCGGTAGATTATGGCTATCGCTCTAAGCTGACACCGCATTGGAATCGGGGGGCACGCAGTGGTCCGATTGGGGATATCGGGTTTTTGCGTTATGGCTCACGGCGTAGTCTGATCGATGTGCCGCAGTGCCCAATTGCTACGCATGGGATCAATACCACGCTTCCTCACGCCCGCGAGCGGGTCAGGCATCCCAAGACTGCGCGGGAGAAAAAGGTTTTGAAGCAAAAGGGAGGGACTCTGTTGCTGCGCGACGTAGCGGAAGGTGTGGTGACCGAGCATGAGAAAGTGGTGACCGAGCGTGTGGGGGAGAAAGTATTTCAGTTCAAGGCAGGAGACTTTTTTCAAAATAACCCGTTTATTTTGCCGGAGTTAGTGGCATATGTGGCCAGTGAAGCGAAAACTCCGCATACGCGCTATCTCATCGATGCTTATTGTGGTGTGGGTTTATTCGGGATCTCGCTTGCTGGGTATTTTGAACAAATCGCTGGAGTCGAAGTGAGCGAGTCTGCGGTTCTGTGGGCGCAGGGGAATGCGCGCATAAATTTTGTTGAAAATGCCCGCTTTATGGTGGGGGCCGCAGAAGCAATTTTTGAGGGACTTACCTTTCCGAGTGAGGTGACGGCTATGATCATCGATCCTCCGCGAAAAGGCTGTGACGTGGGGTTCTTGGAGCAGCTCTTTGCCTACGGGCCGGCCAGGCTCGTCTATGTGTCTTGCGACCCAGCTACTCAGGCGCGTGACCTCAAGGCGATGTGTGCAGAGGGATACCGCGTTGAGCGAGTAAAGCCTTTCGACCTGTTCCCACAGACGCGGCATATAGAGAACGTAGTTACGCTATCGCGGGAGTCCTGA
- a CDS encoding response regulator, with amino-acid sequence MKKALVADDHGVNIELAIAVLETMGYEGHSAKNGKEAVEKADEILPDLVLLDYTMPVMDGVEACSKIRQIPALAEIPIFFLSANDELKDRHTAIRSGADDFLSKPFNEQTLKEALWVFENAPSRKARVSS; translated from the coding sequence ATGAAGAAAGCACTCGTAGCAGACGACCACGGTGTGAATATCGAGCTGGCCATAGCTGTTCTCGAAACCATGGGATATGAGGGCCACTCAGCAAAAAACGGGAAAGAGGCCGTGGAGAAAGCAGACGAAATCTTACCCGACCTGGTCCTACTCGATTACACGATGCCAGTCATGGATGGAGTGGAAGCCTGCAGCAAAATTCGACAAATCCCGGCTCTGGCAGAGATTCCGATCTTTTTTCTATCAGCTAACGATGAGCTCAAAGATCGCCACACTGCCATTCGCTCCGGAGCAGACGACTTTCTCTCCAAACCTTTCAATGAGCAGACACTGAAAGAAGCGCTCTGGGTTTTTGAGAATGCTCCCAGCCGTAAAGCTCGAGTAAGCTCCTAA
- the tadA gene encoding Flp pilus assembly complex ATPase component TadA produces the protein MALARIQVNILSKLSEFGNLDEEAIKEILSIEEELSGEAVDNMLLEKYGVSEFQLLVAKAKAFDLTPFNASLFQVSEHTFEYLERDFCLENKVLPIGTVGEFLVVAVSNPFDVQLNQKIQDITRLRVSTLLALERDINAKLETKDEEKAQVSDYSDVVDALGNEFEEGEELEDAITDEESAPIIKLANRIIEDAYFSGGSDIHIDPFEKETRIRVRIDGVLQEKLSIPAKVSGALMARLKVMSDLDIAEKRLPQDGRIVFKHYTRRGIDVDLRVSTAPLNHGEGAVMRILDKQKSTLPLPALGFSEQNLSMYRELITRPYGMILHCGPTGSGKSMTLYSALNEINTPDLCIRTAEDPIEYTLPGLAQMQMNRKIGLTFATALRAFLRQDPDIILVGEIRDTETAGIAVEAALTGHMLFSTLHTNDAPSTVARLTEMGVEPFMISASIVCVCAQRLMRRLNKNTKGEYQPEGNELEIIQKAIGYTGPVMGAGPADSPLGPPYKGRVGIHELMPTSEELVKGINDGLEAARLKMIAMRNGMRTLHQDSMLKVMDGLTSMEESLSTVPPDMEDLSEFADAV, from the coding sequence ATGGCATTAGCACGCATCCAAGTAAACATACTAAGCAAGCTCTCGGAGTTTGGAAATCTCGACGAAGAAGCCATCAAAGAAATCCTCTCGATAGAAGAGGAGCTTTCGGGCGAGGCGGTGGATAATATGTTGTTGGAGAAGTATGGCGTGAGCGAATTTCAGCTTCTCGTTGCTAAGGCTAAGGCCTTTGATCTGACTCCGTTCAATGCTTCCCTATTTCAGGTGAGCGAACATACCTTCGAATACCTAGAGCGTGATTTTTGCTTGGAAAACAAGGTATTGCCGATCGGCACGGTGGGTGAGTTTTTAGTAGTGGCAGTCTCCAATCCTTTTGACGTTCAGCTCAATCAGAAGATCCAGGATATCACACGTTTACGCGTATCGACTTTGCTGGCTCTCGAGCGCGACATCAATGCAAAGCTTGAGACGAAGGATGAGGAAAAAGCCCAGGTCTCAGACTATTCGGACGTCGTGGACGCCCTGGGAAATGAATTTGAAGAGGGTGAAGAACTGGAAGATGCGATCACCGACGAAGAGTCCGCTCCCATCATCAAGTTGGCGAATCGGATTATCGAAGACGCCTATTTTTCTGGAGGTTCAGACATACATATTGATCCTTTCGAGAAAGAGACGCGTATTCGGGTCCGTATCGACGGCGTCCTGCAGGAGAAGCTGTCTATTCCAGCAAAAGTCTCGGGAGCTTTGATGGCGCGGCTCAAGGTCATGTCCGACCTCGATATCGCAGAGAAACGCCTGCCCCAGGATGGACGGATCGTTTTCAAGCATTATACCCGTCGAGGGATTGACGTGGACCTCCGGGTATCTACGGCACCACTCAATCATGGAGAGGGCGCTGTTATGCGTATTTTGGATAAGCAGAAGTCGACCCTACCGCTTCCAGCTTTGGGCTTTTCGGAGCAAAACTTGAGTATGTATCGCGAGTTGATCACGCGGCCTTATGGCATGATCCTACACTGCGGCCCAACGGGTTCAGGAAAGTCGATGACGCTTTATTCCGCACTCAATGAGATTAATACCCCAGACCTATGCATTCGGACGGCTGAGGACCCGATTGAGTATACATTGCCTGGTCTAGCCCAGATGCAGATGAATCGGAAAATCGGGCTGACCTTCGCGACGGCCCTGCGTGCCTTCCTCCGTCAGGATCCCGACATTATCCTGGTCGGTGAGATTCGCGATACCGAGACGGCGGGCATTGCCGTGGAGGCTGCGCTTACTGGTCATATGCTTTTTTCTACCCTCCACACCAATGATGCTCCCTCGACGGTAGCTCGTCTGACAGAAATGGGAGTGGAGCCTTTCATGATTTCAGCGTCCATTGTTTGTGTCTGCGCTCAGAGACTGATGCGTCGTCTCAATAAAAATACCAAGGGGGAGTATCAACCCGAAGGAAATGAGCTAGAGATAATCCAAAAAGCTATCGGCTACACGGGCCCTGTTATGGGCGCTGGCCCGGCGGACAGCCCTCTAGGCCCCCCATATAAGGGTCGAGTGGGCATCCATGAGTTGATGCCGACGTCTGAAGAGTTGGTTAAGGGCATCAATGACGGATTGGAAGCGGCCCGGCTCAAAATGATCGCCATGCGCAATGGGATGCGGACGTTGCACCAAGACAGTATGCTTAAGGTCATGGACGGACTCACATCTATGGAGGAGTCTCTTTCGACGGTTCCGCCAGACATGGAAGATCTGAGTGAGTTTGCTGATGCCGTTTAG
- the ndk gene encoding nucleoside-diphosphate kinase has product MEKTLILLKPDCMEKKNAGEVIGRFEKAGFEIVDCKMMQLTPEICREHYAHVADRPFFPEIEGFMTSRPVMALILSGKSVIARVRELLGPTDSTKAPAGTIRGDLGETMMINVVHASDSPEAAAAEIKRFFGA; this is encoded by the coding sequence ATGGAGAAGACTCTCATTTTACTCAAACCCGACTGCATGGAGAAAAAGAATGCCGGCGAAGTGATTGGCCGTTTCGAGAAAGCAGGATTTGAGATTGTGGACTGCAAGATGATGCAGCTCACCCCTGAAATTTGTCGCGAGCACTATGCGCATGTGGCAGATCGTCCGTTTTTTCCCGAAATAGAGGGATTCATGACTTCTCGTCCCGTTATGGCGCTGATTCTTTCAGGGAAATCGGTGATCGCTAGGGTACGCGAACTCTTAGGGCCAACAGATTCCACTAAAGCTCCTGCGGGCACCATTCGCGGTGATCTCGGAGAAACGATGATGATTAATGTCGTGCACGCTTCGGATAGCCCCGAAGCAGCAGCAGCAGAGATCAAGCGTTTCTTTGGCGCTTGA
- a CDS encoding RluA family pseudouridine synthase, translated as MPKDSILDPRWFETEAPLVDPEELNTWILHEDDNLLVINKPGWLVCHPSKKGPWSSLAGAVREQWQMDQVHMVARLDRETSGLVIFAKHPKAARRYQMAMSQRRVEKTYFALLAGRMSLELNDRLTVDIPLVRDRKSLVHVKVKAQKGQQGQRATTYFMPRAYGERSTWVEIGLETGRKHQIRAHAEWMGHSVIGDKIYGPDANWFLEFIDSGWTPEMAAALIHPRQALHCARMHFLFEDGEERDFEAPLTEDLVELLKREGIA; from the coding sequence TTGCCTAAGGATTCTATTTTGGATCCTCGTTGGTTCGAGACTGAGGCTCCTCTGGTAGACCCAGAAGAGCTCAATACATGGATATTGCATGAGGATGACAATCTGCTCGTGATCAATAAGCCGGGTTGGCTTGTTTGTCATCCGTCGAAAAAGGGACCCTGGTCGAGCCTGGCCGGTGCTGTCCGGGAGCAGTGGCAGATGGACCAGGTGCACATGGTCGCCCGTCTGGATCGTGAGACGTCTGGGCTCGTTATCTTCGCAAAGCATCCCAAGGCGGCGCGCCGTTATCAGATGGCTATGAGCCAGAGGCGGGTAGAGAAGACTTATTTTGCGCTGCTTGCTGGCCGCATGTCTCTAGAGCTCAATGACCGGCTTACTGTGGATATACCTTTAGTTCGTGACCGAAAATCGCTCGTCCATGTAAAGGTGAAGGCCCAGAAAGGGCAACAAGGGCAAAGAGCGACGACATACTTTATGCCGCGTGCTTACGGTGAGCGTTCGACTTGGGTAGAGATCGGCTTAGAAACTGGGCGCAAGCACCAGATACGGGCCCATGCGGAATGGATGGGGCACTCGGTAATAGGGGATAAAATCTACGGACCGGATGCCAATTGGTTCCTTGAGTTTATTGACTCAGGATGGACGCCAGAAATGGCTGCAGCCTTGATACATCCACGTCAGGCTTTGCACTGTGCGCGGATGCATTTTCTTTTCGAAGATGGAGAGGAAAGAGACTTCGAAGCTCCACTGACCGAGGACCTTGTGGAGCTTCTGAAACGAGAGGGGATCGCCTGA